In one Deltaproteobacteria bacterium genomic region, the following are encoded:
- a CDS encoding DUF3343 domain-containing protein, which produces MNTVLKAEKILKRHEIPFKLMPTPKKIALHCDISILFDESMMTNIQTILKNACIKAKGYYIKKGDDYAHYPSGQ; this is translated from the coding sequence ATGAATACGGTCTTGAAGGCAGAAAAGATATTAAAGAGGCATGAAATACCTTTCAAACTTATGCCAACCCCCAAAAAGATAGCCTTGCATTGTGACATTTCTATTTTATTTGATGAATCAATGATGACGAATATCCAGACCATATTAAAAAATGCCTGTATTAAAGCAAAAGGCTATTATATTAAAAAAGGAGATGACTATGCCCATTATCCAAGTGGGCAGTAG
- a CDS encoding diguanylate cyclase: MTITKVKKRLKVDSLISAVERNILKWMQEGKTNEEIGKIIGLTKWTIKYHLKNIMQKLDVTNRTQAVSQAISQGLLPPIKAQGTDDPPPQKIKVGIVCHENSENDLLKLFTEDPYIEIAGITDMDPFSSSFKLARDMNIPVSIDVKAIIENGADVIINLTDSKEVSEKIKGAKPPTVELLDNLSSKLLCHFAEERRKRIKDRERVLKEHEALYHLGLVIENIGSIKDACLAIIDYATKLTSTPAGSVILFNEKSEELIVAATKGFSESFQKIDRWEMPKGGLIGHILNQNSPLVVTDMRDYPEPNQYLIKEGVRAFMASTLAVEGRIIGLLYVNDFKKRQFRTEDVSLFSLLTVYAALTVERVKSIEEMKTLSITDGLTKLYNHRYLMEQMYKEFQRASRHKHRLSIVMIDIDHFKKYNDEFGHLEGNNVLKGLAKVFMNTVRVTDIVGRFGGEEFCVILPEMDKKGAAAFAKRLLREVSDVSFNKKVTLSCGVAVFPDDEKTPLELIKKADAYLYRAKKNGRNQVCC, translated from the coding sequence ATGACAATAACAAAGGTAAAGAAAAGGCTAAAGGTTGATTCATTGATTTCCGCTGTTGAGCGAAATATCCTGAAATGGATGCAGGAAGGTAAGACGAACGAAGAGATAGGTAAAATAATTGGGCTAACAAAATGGACCATTAAATATCATCTTAAAAATATCATGCAAAAACTTGATGTGACCAATCGGACGCAGGCTGTTAGTCAGGCTATCAGCCAGGGATTACTGCCCCCGATTAAAGCACAGGGTACTGATGACCCACCTCCTCAGAAAATAAAGGTAGGCATAGTCTGTCATGAAAATAGCGAAAACGATTTATTAAAACTATTCACGGAAGATCCGTATATAGAAATTGCAGGCATAACAGATATGGATCCTTTTTCCAGTAGTTTTAAACTTGCCAGAGATATGAATATACCGGTGTCAATAGATGTTAAGGCTATTATTGAAAATGGGGCTGATGTAATCATAAACCTTACTGATTCAAAAGAGGTGAGTGAAAAGATAAAGGGTGCAAAACCACCCACAGTAGAATTGCTTGACAATCTTTCATCAAAACTCTTGTGTCATTTCGCAGAGGAAAGAAGAAAAAGGATAAAGGACAGGGAAAGGGTTTTAAAGGAGCATGAGGCACTATACCATCTTGGGCTTGTTATAGAAAATATCGGCAGCATAAAGGATGCCTGCCTTGCTATCATTGATTATGCAACAAAATTGACCTCTACACCTGCCGGCTCTGTTATCCTTTTTAACGAAAAGAGTGAGGAACTAATCGTGGCAGCCACAAAGGGTTTCAGTGAGTCATTTCAAAAGATAGACAGATGGGAGATGCCGAAGGGTGGTTTAATCGGACACATACTAAACCAGAACTCTCCGCTTGTAGTAACTGATATGAGGGACTATCCTGAACCTAATCAATATCTTATTAAAGAGGGTGTGAGGGCATTCATGGCATCCACCTTGGCTGTGGAGGGGAGAATTATAGGGCTCTTATATGTGAATGATTTTAAAAAGAGGCAGTTCAGAACAGAGGATGTTTCTCTCTTTTCACTCCTTACTGTATATGCTGCCCTGACTGTAGAAAGGGTGAAGTCTATAGAGGAAATGAAGACCTTAAGTATAACTGACGGACTTACAAAACTTTACAACCATCGTTATCTTATGGAGCAGATGTATAAGGAGTTTCAAAGGGCATCAAGGCATAAACATCGTCTTTCAATAGTTATGATAGATATAGACCACTTTAAAAAGTATAATGATGAATTCGGGCACCTTGAAGGGAATAATGTGCTCAAAGGACTGGCAAAGGTTTTCATGAATACAGTCAGGGTTACTGATATAGTTGGAAGATTTGGCGGTGAAGAGTTCTGTGTTATTTTGCCAGAGATGGATAAAAAAGGAGCGGCTGCATTTGCAAAAAGACTTTTGCGAGAGGTCAGTGATGTTTCATTTAACAAGAAGGTTACACTATCTTGCGGTGTTGCCGTATTTCCTGATGATGAAAAAACGCCTCTTGAACTTATAAAAAAGGCAGATGCATATTTATACAGGGCAAAGAAGAACGGCAGAAATCAGGTATGCTGCTGA
- the glmS gene encoding glutamine--fructose-6-phosphate transaminase (isomerizing) has product MCGIIGYIGNKDASSILIDGLRRLEYRGYDSSGIAVIDNDKVEARRSAGKLINLENRLNEMPVQGNVGIGHTRWATHGRPSEENAHPHIEGGVAVVHNGIIENYLSLKESLTKQGARFKSETDTEILAHLISRKIKDGNNLEHAVRESLKIVKGSYAIAVISKDEPDKIIGARKECPLVVGFGKGENFIASDITAILNKTRSVAFLEDGEMAIMSKDKVVIKTLDGSEIEKTPRAIDWSPVMAEKGGYRHFMLKEIFEQPRAITDTFRTRVSEEIGSVIFDDFKIAEHIDKIERAYIVACGTSWHAALVGKFLFEELCRIRTEVDIGSEFRYRDPIVDNRTLIIGISQSGETADTIAAIREAKKKGAKIISICNVIESSIARESDSIIYTHAGPEIGVASTKAFTTQLTALYLLSIYMGRKVGRITQDKAKDLLHELITLPHKIEKILTLNGEIESIAKRYFNFRDFLYLGRGINYPVALEGALKLKEISYIHAEGYPAGEMKHGPIALIDEDMPVVVLAPEDKTYSKIISNMEEVKARGGRIIAIVNEGDKEAAETSDEVISIPNTTHFLMPILMTIPLQLLAYHIAVLKGTDVDQPRNLAKSVTVE; this is encoded by the coding sequence ATGTGTGGAATAATAGGCTATATAGGAAACAAAGACGCAAGCAGCATCCTTATTGACGGACTGCGAAGACTGGAATACCGAGGCTATGACTCAAGCGGCATTGCAGTCATTGACAATGATAAGGTAGAGGCGCGTCGGAGCGCCGGCAAACTCATAAACCTTGAAAACAGATTAAATGAAATGCCTGTCCAAGGAAATGTCGGAATAGGGCATACGCGGTGGGCGACTCACGGAAGACCTTCAGAGGAAAATGCCCATCCGCATATAGAGGGCGGCGTTGCTGTTGTTCATAACGGCATTATTGAAAACTATTTAAGTTTAAAGGAATCCTTAACAAAACAAGGGGCAAGATTTAAGTCAGAAACAGATACGGAGATTTTAGCACATCTCATATCCCGCAAAATCAAAGATGGAAACAATCTTGAACATGCAGTAAGAGAATCTCTTAAAATAGTAAAAGGTTCGTATGCCATTGCTGTGATAAGTAAAGATGAGCCTGATAAGATTATTGGAGCAAGAAAGGAATGTCCACTTGTTGTTGGATTTGGCAAGGGTGAAAACTTTATTGCATCTGATATTACAGCAATCCTGAATAAAACCAGAAGTGTGGCATTTCTTGAAGATGGCGAGATGGCTATTATGTCAAAAGATAAGGTTGTTATCAAAACACTGGATGGCAGCGAGATAGAGAAGACACCGAGGGCAATAGACTGGAGCCCTGTAATGGCTGAAAAGGGCGGCTACCGCCACTTTATGTTAAAAGAGATATTTGAACAGCCAAGGGCAATAACAGATACATTCAGAACAAGGGTCTCTGAAGAAATAGGCAGTGTAATCTTTGACGATTTTAAGATAGCAGAGCATATAGATAAAATTGAAAGGGCTTATATTGTAGCATGCGGCACATCATGGCATGCTGCACTTGTGGGGAAATTCCTGTTTGAGGAACTTTGCAGGATAAGGACAGAGGTTGATATTGGTTCAGAATTCCGCTACCGCGACCCTATTGTTGATAACAGGACATTGATTATAGGCATATCCCAGTCAGGAGAGACAGCAGATACCATTGCAGCAATCCGTGAGGCAAAGAAAAAAGGCGCAAAGATTATATCCATATGCAATGTCATAGAGAGCAGCATTGCAAGGGAATCTGACAGCATAATATACACGCATGCAGGTCCTGAGATTGGCGTTGCGTCAACAAAGGCATTCACAACACAGCTGACTGCACTCTATCTTCTGTCAATATACATGGGACGGAAAGTTGGCAGGATTACACAGGATAAGGCAAAAGACTTACTGCACGAACTCATAACACTTCCGCATAAAATAGAAAAGATACTGACACTTAATGGGGAGATTGAATCAATTGCAAAGAGGTATTTTAACTTCAGAGATTTCTTATACCTTGGCAGAGGCATAAATTATCCTGTTGCCCTTGAAGGTGCATTAAAATTAAAGGAGATTTCATATATCCACGCAGAGGGTTATCCGGCAGGCGAGATGAAACACGGGCCAATCGCGCTTATAGATGAAGATATGCCTGTTGTCGTCCTTGCACCGGAGGATAAAACCTATTCAAAAATCATTAGTAACATGGAAGAGGTAAAGGCAAGGGGAGGCAGAATTATTGCTATTGTAAATGAAGGTGATAAAGAGGCAGCGGAAACGTCTGATGAGGTAATATCAATACCTAACACAACTCATTTTTTAATGCCCATACTCATGACTATCCCCCTGCAGCTTCTTGCATACCATATTGCTGTGCTGAAAGGCACTGATGTTGACCAGCCGAGAAATCTTGCCAAGAGTGTAACTGTAGAATAA
- a CDS encoding methyltransferase domain-containing protein: protein MSNDLIIESTTLWDFPRQNYGDKPHGNNKYNGVTPAFVIWNLLQRYTKEGDLVVDPMCGSGTTIDVAKELNREVIGYDLNIVRPDVIKNDSRKIPLKDDSVDFVFIDSPYSDNIKYSDEKQCIGKISCEKIEFYDELEKVASEIARILKPDKAMGWVIADQWIKKKFTPTGFLLYQRLEKYFEPIDIICLTRKNQTSNTPLWHNRARRFNFYLRGFKYLFIMRKLK, encoded by the coding sequence ATGTCTAATGATTTAATTATTGAATCAACAACGCTTTGGGATTTTCCAAGACAAAACTATGGCGATAAACCCCACGGAAATAATAAATACAACGGTGTTACACCCGCGTTTGTTATTTGGAATTTACTCCAGAGATATACAAAAGAGGGCGATTTAGTTGTTGACCCTATGTGCGGGAGTGGAACAACAATTGATGTGGCAAAAGAATTGAACAGAGAAGTTATCGGCTATGATTTGAATATAGTTAGACCTGATGTAATTAAAAACGACTCTCGTAAAATCCCGCTCAAAGACGACAGTGTTGATTTTGTCTTTATAGATTCGCCTTACTCTGACAATATTAAGTATTCAGATGAGAAGCAGTGTATCGGAAAAATTTCTTGCGAGAAAATAGAGTTTTATGACGAATTGGAAAAAGTCGCTTCCGAAATTGCGCGAATTTTGAAACCAGACAAGGCGATGGGCTGGGTCATTGCCGACCAATGGATAAAAAAGAAATTTACACCGACTGGATTTTTACTTTATCAACGACTTGAAAAATATTTTGAGCCAATTGATATTATTTGTTTAACGAGAAAAAATCAAACTTCAAATACTCCTTTGTGGCACAATAGAGCAAGGCGGTTCAATTTTTATTTGAGAGGATTTAAGTATTTGTTTATAATGAGAAAACTAAAGTAA
- a CDS encoding DNA modification methylase, with protein MTIKDIIDIYEKYKKSYGDNAYKYISKILREAKDMHYKDFLKNPTPKKDHEQSWKGFKGNALEKLIDHILKEKVAGLNLRLVAGKKFERTYPKNLSIELQKVKKNLSVDFGKFGFHIPDVDLVIYNPEDTKVVAVLSSKSTLRERIAQSGYWNFKIKNYPLTKHIKVFFVSPDEDGNFSENKNMNKSRAIVEVDLDGAYIMTEEVVKESEKIKTFDKFIDDLKKLLK; from the coding sequence ATGACAATAAAAGACATTATTGACATTTACGAAAAATACAAAAAATCTTACGGAGATAATGCCTATAAGTATATTTCTAAAATATTAAGAGAAGCAAAGGATATGCACTATAAGGATTTTTTGAAAAATCCTACGCCCAAAAAAGACCACGAGCAATCATGGAAAGGGTTTAAGGGCAATGCTTTAGAAAAGTTGATTGACCATATTCTTAAAGAGAAAGTGGCAGGATTAAATTTGCGACTAGTAGCTGGTAAAAAATTTGAACGGACATATCCTAAAAATTTATCTATAGAGTTACAAAAAGTTAAGAAAAACCTGTCTGTTGATTTTGGAAAATTTGGTTTTCATATTCCTGATGTTGATTTAGTAATTTATAACCCTGAAGATACAAAAGTTGTCGCTGTTTTATCCAGCAAATCAACATTACGAGAAAGAATCGCACAATCTGGGTATTGGAACTTCAAAATAAAAAATTATCCTCTAACCAAGCACATCAAAGTATTTTTTGTAAGTCCAGATGAAGATGGCAATTTTAGTGAAAATAAAAACATGAATAAAAGTAGAGCGATAGTAGAAGTAGATTTGGATGGGGCTTATATCATGACGGAGGAAGTGGTGAAAGAAAGCGAAAAAATAAAAACTTTCGATAAATTCATTGACGATCTTAAAAAATTACTCAAATAA